One stretch of Halobacillus litoralis DNA includes these proteins:
- the rpsP gene encoding 30S ribosomal protein S16: MAVKIRLKRMGSKRNPFYRVVVADSRSPRDGRIIEQIGTYNPVANPVEVKLDAEKAIDWMSNGAKPSDTVRNLFSNEGIMKQFHDKKNQ; this comes from the coding sequence ATGGCAGTAAAAATTCGCCTAAAACGTATGGGATCTAAGCGTAACCCATTTTATCGTGTAGTAGTTGCTGATTCTCGTTCTCCTCGTGATGGACGTATCATCGAGCAAATCGGAACATATAACCCAGTTGCTAACCCTGTAGAGGTTAAACTTGATGCTGAGAAAGCGATCGACTGGATGTCAAACGGCGCGAAGCCAAGCGACACTGTTCGTAACCTATTCTCTAACGAAGGCATCATGAAGCAGTTCCACGATAAGAAAAACCAATAA
- the trmD gene encoding tRNA (guanosine(37)-N1)-methyltransferase TrmD, whose product MHIDILTLFPEMFDGVLQNSIMKRAQEQGAFSHQYVNFRDYTENKHNKVDDYPYGGGAGLVLSPQPIFDSIQSIKDSAEKPPRVVLLCPQGEPYSQQKAEELSEEDHLVFICGHYEGYDERIRQELVTDEISIGDYVLTGGELGAMVVIDSVVRLLPGVLGNEQSAPMDSFSNGLLEHPHYTRPADFRGRKVPDVLLSGNHAKIDEWRHYQSLKRTFERRPDLLEGRELSAKEQSWLEEWKNS is encoded by the coding sequence ATGCATATTGATATTCTGACACTTTTTCCAGAAATGTTTGATGGTGTACTGCAGAATTCCATCATGAAGCGTGCTCAGGAACAAGGCGCCTTTTCACATCAGTATGTCAATTTCCGTGATTACACTGAAAACAAGCACAATAAAGTTGATGATTACCCTTATGGTGGAGGAGCGGGGCTTGTTCTATCCCCGCAGCCCATCTTTGACAGCATTCAGTCCATCAAAGATTCAGCGGAAAAACCTCCACGTGTCGTGCTTCTTTGCCCGCAGGGAGAACCCTACTCCCAGCAAAAAGCGGAAGAACTTTCCGAAGAAGATCATCTTGTCTTTATTTGCGGCCATTATGAAGGATATGATGAACGGATCAGACAGGAATTGGTGACCGATGAAATTTCCATCGGTGATTATGTCCTTACTGGTGGAGAGCTCGGTGCCATGGTGGTCATCGATTCTGTTGTTCGTCTTCTTCCGGGGGTTCTCGGAAATGAACAGTCGGCACCGATGGACTCTTTCTCAAACGGTTTGCTAGAGCATCCCCATTATACGAGACCGGCTGATTTTCGAGGGCGCAAAGTACCGGATGTCCTCTTATCAGGGAATCATGCCAAAATTGATGAGTGGCGTCACTATCAGTCATTGAAGCGTACTTTCGAAAGAAGACCGGATCTGCTCGAAGGAAGAGAATTATCGGCTAAAGAACAATCGTGGTTGGAAGAGTGGAAAAATAGCTGA
- a CDS encoding YlqD family protein: MQIIRTVPVKQILTETSRAQIKGKFDERYQRLDRECRQLSFEQKKLERKPGVSRQEVERRFSKEIGRRKDQLKWLEYQRRQLDILPDGSELETDEVQALIEVEEGDQWEEVIQDREIVVEDGKVIRAR; encoded by the coding sequence ATGCAGATCATCCGAACAGTACCTGTCAAACAGATTTTGACAGAGACGAGTCGTGCGCAGATTAAGGGAAAGTTCGATGAAAGATATCAACGTCTGGACCGGGAATGCAGGCAGCTTTCCTTTGAGCAGAAAAAATTGGAACGCAAGCCCGGGGTCTCAAGACAGGAAGTGGAGCGCCGGTTTTCAAAGGAAATCGGGCGCAGAAAAGATCAACTGAAGTGGCTTGAATATCAGCGCAGACAATTGGATATCCTGCCTGATGGAAGTGAGCTTGAAACGGACGAAGTACAGGCGCTGATTGAAGTTGAAGAAGGCGATCAATGGGAAGAAGTCATTCAGGATCGAGAAATCGTCGTGGAAGACGGAAAAGTCATACGAGCGAGGTAA
- the ftsY gene encoding signal recognition particle-docking protein FtsY, producing the protein MSFFKKLKEKFVKGPESEEEKEEQQVHETEDSDDREDSLESDAPLSDSADPEVTDLQGETEIPETEDSLDGEDAAEPEVEEEESVESSVFDDDEENVVARDESMTEDDHLESHEEDEKVSIASKFKMGLAKTRNSFSTKINDLVARYRTVDEDFFEELEEVLISADVGVTTVMEMIEELEMEVKRRNVQDPQKVKEIISEKLVEIYYGDDRAEEIEGLNENPDGLTVYLFVGVNGVGKTTTIGKLAHRLKSEGKNVTLAAGDTFRAGAIEQLEEWGKRVGVNVTKHSEGSDPAAVIYDGIQSAKSKNADVLICDTAGRLQNKVNLMNELSKVKRVIEREVPGAPHEVLLVLDATTGQNAMSQAKTFSEATDVSGIVLSKLDGTAKGGIVLAIRNELEIPVKLVGLGEKVTDLEAFDAHAFVYGLFADMIEEYEEEEELS; encoded by the coding sequence ATGAGTTTTTTTAAGAAACTGAAAGAAAAATTCGTGAAAGGTCCTGAGTCGGAAGAAGAAAAAGAGGAACAGCAGGTCCATGAAACAGAGGATTCTGACGATAGGGAAGATTCTCTGGAATCGGATGCACCACTCTCAGATAGTGCAGATCCAGAGGTGACAGACCTTCAGGGAGAAACAGAAATACCAGAAACGGAAGACTCCTTGGATGGAGAAGACGCAGCTGAACCAGAAGTGGAAGAAGAAGAGTCTGTAGAATCATCTGTGTTTGATGATGACGAGGAGAATGTAGTAGCTCGTGATGAATCTATGACAGAAGATGATCATCTAGAGAGCCATGAAGAGGATGAAAAAGTTTCGATTGCCTCCAAGTTTAAAATGGGTCTGGCTAAAACGAGGAATTCATTCTCGACTAAGATCAATGATCTCGTCGCACGCTACCGGACCGTTGATGAAGACTTCTTCGAAGAACTTGAAGAAGTGTTGATCTCTGCTGATGTCGGGGTTACGACCGTGATGGAAATGATTGAGGAGCTTGAGATGGAAGTGAAGCGCAGGAACGTTCAGGACCCTCAAAAAGTAAAAGAAATCATTTCCGAAAAGCTTGTAGAAATCTACTATGGTGATGACCGGGCTGAAGAGATCGAAGGGTTGAATGAAAACCCAGATGGTTTGACAGTCTACCTGTTTGTTGGTGTGAATGGGGTAGGGAAAACGACGACCATCGGTAAACTCGCCCACCGACTGAAAAGCGAAGGTAAGAACGTCACACTTGCCGCAGGAGATACGTTCCGTGCAGGTGCGATAGAACAACTGGAAGAGTGGGGCAAACGTGTTGGTGTGAATGTTACAAAGCATAGTGAAGGAAGCGACCCAGCTGCTGTCATTTACGATGGCATCCAGTCGGCAAAATCGAAGAATGCGGATGTTCTCATTTGTGATACTGCCGGGCGTCTGCAAAATAAAGTGAACCTGATGAACGAACTTTCCAAAGTGAAACGTGTGATTGAGCGTGAAGTCCCTGGTGCTCCTCATGAAGTTCTCCTTGTCCTCGATGCTACAACAGGGCAAAATGCTATGAGCCAGGCGAAAACATTCTCCGAAGCAACGGATGTATCCGGCATTGTCCTATCAAAACTGGATGGAACAGCGAAAGGCGGGATTGTTCTTGCGATTCGAAATGAATTGGAAATCCCGGTGAAACTTGTCGGCCTTGGTGAAAAAGTGACCGATCTTGAAGCCTTTGATGCTCATGCCTTTGTTTATGGACTGTTTGCAGATATGATTGAAGAGTATGAGGAAGAAGAAGAACTTTCTTAA
- the rimM gene encoding ribosome maturation factor RimM (Essential for efficient processing of 16S rRNA) has translation MEKQLFNVGKIINTHGIKGEVKVHRVTDFDERFEPGQLLYWVSDKKDPKPLVIRTHRIHKGFDLVSFEDHPTINDVEGYKNGKLMVSEEHQEELGDHEFYFYEIIGCTVFLESGEELGEIKEILTPGANDVWVVKRKNQPDVLIPYIEPVVKEVDTERKTIIIDPIEGLLD, from the coding sequence ATGGAGAAACAGTTATTCAATGTTGGTAAAATTATTAACACACATGGCATCAAAGGAGAAGTGAAAGTTCATCGCGTTACAGATTTTGATGAACGTTTCGAACCAGGTCAGCTTTTGTATTGGGTAAGTGATAAAAAGGATCCGAAGCCACTCGTAATTCGAACACACCGAATTCATAAAGGTTTCGACCTTGTAAGCTTCGAAGATCATCCTACGATTAATGATGTCGAAGGATACAAGAATGGAAAGCTGATGGTATCAGAAGAGCATCAAGAAGAGCTTGGTGACCATGAATTCTATTTTTATGAAATCATCGGGTGTACCGTATTTTTAGAGTCAGGGGAAGAATTAGGTGAAATCAAAGAAATTCTTACTCCTGGCGCGAATGACGTTTGGGTTGTGAAGCGGAAAAATCAACCGGATGTTCTCATTCCGTATATCGAACCTGTCGTTAAAGAAGTGGATACGGAGCGGAAGACAATCATCATCGATCCAATAGAGGGGCTGCTAGACTAA
- a CDS encoding KH domain-containing protein: MKTLIETIVTPLVDYPDDIVVDEKEEDHKVVYHLTVHPDDVGKVIGKNGRIAKAIRTVVYAAGSDSEKRIYLDIM, translated from the coding sequence ATGAAAACCTTGATCGAAACGATCGTAACTCCGCTTGTCGATTATCCAGATGACATCGTGGTGGATGAGAAAGAAGAAGATCACAAAGTGGTTTATCATCTTACGGTCCACCCGGATGATGTAGGGAAAGTAATCGGTAAGAACGGGCGGATTGCGAAAGCGATTCGGACTGTCGTTTATGCGGCAGGTTCAGATTCTGAAAAACGAATCTATTTGGATATCATGTAA
- the ffh gene encoding signal recognition particle protein: MAFEGLSDRLQETIKKIKGKGKVDEQDVKEMTREVRLALLEADVNFKVVKDFVKRVRERAVGQEVMESLTPGQQVIKVVKEELTELMGGDESKIAVAKRPPTVIMMVGLQGAGKTTTTGKLANLLRKSYNRKPLLVGADVYRPAAIQQLQTLGKQLDMPVHEEGTEANPVDIAKNAVAKAKEEHHDYVLIDTAGRLHIDGDLMGELQEIKEAVNPDEIFLVVDAMTGQDAVNVAESFDEQLDVTGVLLTKLDGDTRGGAALSIKAVTGKPIKFAGMGEKLDQLETFHPERMASRILGMGDMLTLIEKAQTQVDEKQAKELESKMRNASFTFEDFLEQMEQVKNMGPLDEILNMIPGANKMKGLQNVSFDDKQIVHVEAIIQSMTKNERQDPSVMNASRKKRIAKGSGTSVSEVNRLLKQFEEMKKMMKQMSNTKGKKGKGMKFPFM; the protein is encoded by the coding sequence ATGGCATTTGAGGGTTTATCCGACCGTTTGCAGGAAACGATCAAGAAAATCAAAGGCAAAGGGAAGGTAGACGAACAAGACGTAAAAGAGATGACCAGGGAGGTCCGTCTCGCCCTCCTTGAGGCCGATGTAAACTTTAAAGTCGTTAAAGATTTTGTGAAGCGCGTACGTGAACGTGCCGTCGGTCAGGAGGTCATGGAAAGCCTGACCCCTGGACAGCAGGTCATCAAAGTTGTTAAAGAAGAGCTCACAGAGCTAATGGGTGGCGATGAAAGTAAAATCGCTGTCGCCAAGCGTCCTCCGACGGTCATCATGATGGTCGGCTTACAGGGTGCAGGTAAAACGACGACGACCGGTAAGCTTGCGAACCTGTTGCGCAAAAGCTACAACAGGAAGCCGTTACTCGTAGGAGCCGATGTTTACCGACCAGCTGCCATCCAGCAATTACAGACACTTGGTAAACAGCTGGATATGCCTGTCCATGAGGAAGGCACCGAAGCGAATCCTGTCGATATTGCCAAAAATGCGGTTGCCAAGGCCAAAGAGGAGCACCATGATTATGTGCTCATCGATACCGCTGGCCGTTTGCATATTGATGGCGACTTGATGGGTGAATTGCAAGAGATTAAGGAAGCCGTCAACCCTGATGAAATCTTCCTTGTTGTCGATGCTATGACGGGGCAGGATGCGGTGAATGTTGCAGAGAGCTTCGATGAGCAGCTTGACGTCACCGGTGTGCTTCTCACAAAACTAGATGGAGATACCCGTGGTGGTGCTGCATTATCCATCAAAGCTGTGACAGGTAAACCGATTAAATTCGCGGGTATGGGGGAAAAGCTCGACCAGCTTGAGACCTTCCACCCCGAGCGTATGGCCTCAAGAATCCTTGGAATGGGCGACATGCTTACATTAATTGAAAAAGCACAAACGCAAGTCGATGAGAAACAGGCGAAAGAGCTGGAGTCGAAAATGCGTAATGCGTCCTTTACTTTTGAGGATTTCCTTGAACAGATGGAGCAAGTGAAGAACATGGGACCACTGGATGAAATTTTGAACATGATTCCTGGTGCGAACAAAATGAAAGGTCTTCAGAATGTGTCCTTCGATGACAAGCAGATCGTTCATGTTGAAGCGATTATCCAATCAATGACAAAAAATGAACGACAGGACCCTTCTGTGATGAATGCAAGCCGTAAGAAGCGGATTGCTAAAGGTTCAGGAACCTCTGTCTCAGAGGTCAACAGACTGTTGAAGCAGTTTGAAGAAATGAAGAAAATGATGAAACAAATGAGCAATACCAAAGGGAAAAAAGGCAAAGGAATGAAATTTCCTTTTATGTAA
- a CDS encoding putative DNA-binding protein — protein sequence MLEKTTRINYLFDFYQSLLTPKQRNYMELYYLEDYSLGEISETFDVSRQAVYDNIRRTETMLEEYEKKLHLYGKFEKRQKVIKEMEAQFKKDELPAPYESWLHELQELE from the coding sequence ATGCTTGAAAAAACGACACGAATTAATTATCTCTTTGATTTCTATCAATCGTTGTTGACTCCTAAGCAAAGAAATTACATGGAGTTATACTATCTCGAAGATTACTCTCTTGGTGAAATATCGGAAACCTTTGATGTCTCACGACAAGCGGTGTACGATAATATTCGCCGGACAGAGACGATGCTTGAAGAATATGAAAAAAAGCTTCATCTATATGGGAAGTTTGAAAAACGCCAGAAAGTGATTAAGGAGATGGAAGCTCAGTTTAAAAAAGACGAGCTGCCAGCCCCTTATGAATCATGGCTGCACGAATTACAAGAATTAGAATAG